The proteins below come from a single Pichia kudriavzevii chromosome 2, complete sequence genomic window:
- a CDS encoding uncharacterized protein (PKUD0B07640; similar to Saccharomyces cerevisiae YGL125W (MET13); ancestral locus Anc_6.122), whose protein sequence is MKITEKLQQAHRAEDAPATFSFEYFTPKTSQGVQNLYDRMDRMYNLNPLFIDITWNAGGRSSNLTSEMVHTTSTVLGLETCMHLTCTNMPLELIDNALQQAYDSGCQNILALRGDPPLDGSESTGDFKYAKDLIRHIRNKFGDYFCIGVAGYPENHPEEADEMKNLQYLKIKQDEGADFVVTQLAYDVNIFIEWVQKCRQVGITMPIIPGIMPISNYNAFLRRAKWNEVSIPQSFLDRLEPIKDDDAKVREEGALLMTEFCSKLLESKLINHLHFYTMNLEKSTLMLLENLNLISCASKINYENENSKPWRRSLNPSRETENVRPIFWKNRKFSYIQRTNAWDEFPNGRWGDSRSPAFGGLDLLEHEIIRHSPAKILSLWDKPSNPMELGNLIIAYLENRIHCLPWSDTQVTSEIEPIKQSLIDLNKHGVLTINSQPKINGVRSDDLVFGWGPSNGYVYQKQYLEFLLPKSKMNFLISKIESVNKEYNYNILNYFIADADSNNVLGSNVIESADVNAVTWGCFPGKEVAQPTIVEKVSFIAWKDELFLILKKWSNVLKSSLVDAQTQPDENDRLSDLNSANFIESLINEYVLVNIVDNDYVHPSDRIFSLFNDI, encoded by the coding sequence ATGAAGATTACAGAGAAGCTACAACAGGCACATAGGGCAGAAGATGCTCCAGCGACATTTTCGTTTGAGTATTTCACTCCGAAGACGTCACAGGGTGTCCAGAACCTATACGATAGAATGGATAGAATGTACAACTTGAATCCTCTGTTCATTGATATTACATGGAATGCCGGCGGAAGGTCATCGAACTTAACATCTGAAATGGTCCATACTACATCTACTGTTTTAGGTTTGGAAACATGCATGCACCTGACATGTACCAACATGCCATTAGAGCTCATTGATAATGCTTTACAACAAGCATACGATTCTGGATGCCAAAATATTTTGGCGCTTAGGGGCGACCCACCACTAGATGGATCTGAATCGACTGGTGACTTCAAATACGCAAAGGATTTGATTAGACATATCAGAAATAAATTTGGTGACTATTTTTGCATTGGTGTTGCAGGATATCCAGAAAACCATCCTGAAGAAGCCGATgagatgaaaaatttacaatatttgaagatcaaGCAAGACGAAGGCGctgattttgttgttaCCCAATTGGCCTATGATGTgaacattttcattgaatgGGTTCAAAAATGTAGACAAGTTGGAATTACAATGCCGATTATTCCTGGAATCATGCCAATCTCAAACTATAACGCTTTTTTAAGAAGGGCAAAGTGGAATGAAGTATCAATTCCTCAGAGCTTCTTAGATAGACTAGAGCCAATCAAGGATGACGATGCTAAAGTGAGGGAGGAAGGCGCATTATTAATGACTGAATTTTGTAGCAAACTACTTGAATCCAAACTAATCAACCATTTACACTTCTATACCATGAACTTGGAGAAATCAACATTGATGCTACTAGAAAATTTGAACCTAATTTCTTGTGCTTCCAAAATaaattatgaaaatgaaaactcaaaacCTTGGAGGAGATCGCTCAATCCTTCCAGAGAAACCGAGAACGTTAGACCAatcttttggaaaaatagaaaattcTCTTATATCCAACGTACCAATGCATGGGACGAATTCCCAAATGGTAGATGGGGAGACTCCAGGTCGCCTGCTTTTGGTGGATTAGATTTGCTAGAACATGAAATTATTCGTCATTCACCTGCAAAAATATTGTCATTGTGGGATAAACCATCCAACCCCATGGAATTAGGTAACTTAATAATTGCATACcttgaaaacagaattCATTGTTTACCATGGTCAGATACGCAAGTTACTTCCGAAATCGAGCCAATAAAACAATCcttgattgatttgaataaacACGGTGTGTTGACTATCAATTCACAGCCGAAAATAAACGGTGTTAGATCTGACGACCTTGTTTTTGGATGGGGTCCTTCTAATGGTTATGTGTATCAAAAGCAATATCTGGAATTTCTACTTCCAAAATCTAAaatgaattttttgatttcgaAAATTGAATCTGTCAATAAAGAATATAACTATAATATTCTGAATTATTTTATTGCTGATGCTGATTCCAACAATGTCCTAGGATCCAATGTTATCGAATCTGCTGATGTGAACGCCGTCACATGGGGATGCTTCCCAGGTAAAGAGGTTGCACAACCTACCATTGTGGAGAAAGTCTCTTTTATTGCATGGAAGGATGAATTGTTCCtcattttgaagaaatggtCAAATGTCCTGAAATCATCTTTGGTTGATGCACAAACCCAGCCCGATGAGAACGATAGGCTCAGCGATCTGAACAGTGCTAATTTCATCGAAAGCTTAATCAACGAATATGTTCTAGTTAACattgttgataatgattATGTCCATCCCAGTGATAGAATTTTCTCCCTATTCAAtgatatttga
- a CDS encoding uncharacterized protein (PKUD0B07650; similar to Saccharomyces cerevisiae YPR010C (RPA135); ancestral locus Anc_8.113), protein MTKAEFRTLEREKRFQNPPKDSSAYPLLTNAVKPHIGSFNALTDGNILNLAVKDIGTKVIYDSKDQDKIGPNKLSIRVDSVQIAKPSVPLTDKLSVNRNTYPSECRERLTTYKGRLLLKLAWKVNDEPAEEITEIRDAGQLPVMVQSNRCHLNGASPDQLVKMREESDELGGYFIVNGIEKLIRMLIVQRRNHPMAIIRPSFANRGASYTAYGVQLRSVRPDQSSQTNVLHYLNDGNVTFRFSWRKNEYLVPVTLILKALIETSDKEIFDGIVGSDVDNSFLTDRLELLLRTFKQYKLNSNKESVAYLGKKFRVVFGATPNMTDIDVGNEVLNRIVLVHLDNNADKFRLLCFMIRKLYSLVAGECSPDNPDSTQHQEILLGGFLYGMILKEKIDEYLQSIRLQIQSDITRGIAVNFNDRKYMTRVFSRINENIGQKLQYFLSTGNLVSQSGLDLQQVSGYTVVAEKINFHRFISHFRMVHRGSFFAELKTTTVRKLLPESWGFLCPVHTPDGSPCGLLNHLAHKCEITTENIDTSNIPSILFKLGVKPTSSATSIAGPNTCCVQLDGKIIGYTTHEQGKLIADTLRYWKVEDGKKHGIPLSLEIGYVPPSNHGQYPGLYLFGGCSRMIRPVNYLPLNKRDIVGPFEQVFMNIAVVPDEIENNVHSHCEFSPTNILSILANLTPFSDFNQSPRNMYQCQMGKQTMGTPGVALMHRSDNKLYRLQAGQTPIVKANLYDDYGMDNFPNGTNAVVAVISYTGYDMDDAMIINKSADERGFAYGVVYKVEKIDLSQSRRRNDPITQHFGFGPDESPAEWREKLDEDGLPYIGVNVEEGDPICAYYDEVLGKTKVKTYHSSEPAFIEEVKLISDDNGNTECQTITIKFRVTRQPLIGDKFSSRHGQKGVCSRKWPQIDMPFSESGIQPDVIINPHAFPSRMTIGMFVESLAGKAGALHGIAQDATPWKFNENDIPADFFGEQLKAAGYNYHGNEPLYSGATGEELRADIYIGVVYYQRLRHMVNDKFQVRSTGPVNSLTMQPVKGRKRHGGIRVGEMERDALIGHGTSYLLLDRLLNCSDYTHSSICRDCGGLLSTQVSVPRVGGGESMRCRRCATRIDGRNGGHRSNLLENGDVWEDGSGKRFIGGGNTATVAIPFVLKYLDSELAAMGISMKYNVEPK, encoded by the coding sequence ATGACGAAGGCTGAGTTCAGAACGTtggagagagagaaaaggTTTCAAAATCCACCAAAGGATTCCTCCGCGTATCCATTGCTCACCAATGCAGTTAAACCTCATATCGGCTCATTCAATGCTTTGACTGATGGTAATATTCTCAACTTGGCTGTCAAGGATATCGGTACTAAAGTTATTTACGACAGTAAAGACCAAGACAAGATTGGTCCAAACAAGTTATCTATCCGCGTTGATTCTGTGCAGATAGCCAAACCATCTGTCCCATTAACTGACAAACTGTCTGTGAATAGAAACACCTACCCAAGTGAGTGTAGAGAAAGGTTGACAACTTACAAAGGTAGATTACTTTTGAAGTTGGCTTGGAAAGTCAATGACGAGCCAGCGGAAGAAATTACGGAAATCAGAGATGCAGGTCAACTACCAGTTATGGTCCAATCGAATAGATGTCATTTGAATGGTGCTTCTCCAGATCAATTGGTGAAAATGAGAGAAGAGTCCGATGAGCTTGGTGGGTACTTCATAGTCAACGGTATTGAGAAGTTGATCAGAATGTTGattgttcaaagaagaaatcatcCGATGGCTATAATTAGACCCTCATTTGCCAATAGAGGTGCTTCTTATACTGCTTATGGTGTCCAACTAAGATCAGTTAGACCAGATCAATCTTCGCAAACCAATGTGCTACATTATTTAAATGATGGTAATGTTACATTCAGATTTTCGTGGAGAAAGAATGAATATTTGGTTCCTGTTACTCTTATTCTTAAGGCACTTATTGAGACATCCGATAAGGAAATTTTTGATGGTATTGTTGGTTCCGATGTTGACAACTCTTTCCTTACTGATAGATTGGAATTGCTATTGAGAACCTTCAAACAGTACAAGTTGAATTCAAACAAAGAGTCGGTTGCTTATCTTGGTAAAAAATTCAGGGTTGTCTTTGGTGCCACACCAAACATGACCGACATTGATGTTGGTAATGAAGTTTTAAATAGAATTGTGCTTGTTCATTTGGATAATAATGCCGATAAGTTTAGGTTATTGTGTTTTATGATCAGAAAGTTGTACTCCCTTGTTGCAGGTGAGTGTTCTCCAGATAACCCGGATTCTACTCAACACCAAGAAATCTTGCTAGGTGGATTCCTTTATGGTATGATcttgaaggaaaagatCGATGAATATCTACAAAGTATTAGGTTACAGATCCAATCTGACATTACTAGAGGCATTGCAGTTAATTTTAATGACCGGAAATACATGACTAGGGTATTTTCAagaatcaatgaaaatatcgGTCAGAAGCTTCAATATTTCTTGTCTACAGGTAACTTGGTCTCCCAATCGGGCCTGGATTTACAACAAGTTAGTGGTTATACTGTGGTTGCAGAAAAAATTAACTTCCATAGATTTATTTCTCATTTCAGAATGGTTCATAGAGGTTCTTTCTTTGCTGAATTAAAGACCACTACTGTCAGAAAGTTGTTACCTGAATCTTGGGGGTTTTTGTGTCCTGTCCATACACCGGATGGTTCTCCTTGTGGTTTGTTGAACCATTTGGCACACAAATGTGAAATTACCACCGAAAACATCGATACCAGTAATATTCCTAGTATACTGTTCAAGTTGGGTGTAAAACCAACTAGCTCGGCAACTTCAATTGCAGGTCCTAATACTTGTTGTGTCCAATTGGATGGTAAGATCATTGGCTATACGACACACGAACAAGGTAAATTGATTGCCGACACACTAAGATATTGGAAGGTTGAGGATGGTAAGAAACATGGCATTCCACTGTCTCTTGAAATCGGTTACGTTCCACCATCAAATCATGGTCAATATCCAGGTTTATATCTATTTGGTGGTTGTTCTCGTATGATTAGGCCTGTAAACTACTTACCTTTGAATAAAAGGGACATTGTTGGTCCATTTGAACAAGTATTTATGAATATTGCCGTTGTACCtgatgaaattgagaaCAACGTTCACTCTCATTGTGAATTTTCGCCAACTAATATTCTATCTATCCTTGCAAACTTAACTCCATTTTCCGATTTCAACCAGTCTCCGAGAAATATGTACCAATGTCAAATGGGTAAGCAAACTATGGGTACTCCAGGTGTTGCGTTGATGCACAGATCAGATAATAAATTATATAGGTTGCAAGCTGGTCAGACACCGATCGTTAAGGCAAATCTGTATGACGATTATGGAATGGACAATTTCCCTAATGGTACCAATGCCGTTGTTGCGGTGATTTCATACACAGGTTATGATATGGATGATGCGATGATTATCAACAAGTCTGCAGATGAGAGAGGTTTTGCTTATGGTGTTGTTTATaaagttgagaaaattgatttGAGCCAGTCGAGACGTAGGAATGATCCGATTACCCAACATTTCGGATTTGGACCAGATGAGAGCCCTGCAGAATGGAGGGAAAAGTTGGATGAAGACGGGTTGCCGTATATTGGCGTTAATGTCGAAGAAGGTGATCCAATCTGTGCATACTATGATGAGGTTCTGGGTAAAACCAAAGTCAAGACATACCATTCTAGTGAGCCTGcatttattgaagaagtcaaACTGATTTCCGATGACAATGGTAATACTGAATGTCAGACAATTACAATCAAGTTCAGGGTCACAAGACAGCCGTTGATTGGTGATAAGTTTTCATCCAGACATGGTCAAAAGGGTGTGTGCTCGAGAAAGTGGCCACAAATTGACATGCCATTCTCCGAATCGGGAATTCAGCCTGATGTTATTATCAATCCACATGCTTTCCCTTCCCGTATGACCATTGGTATGTTTGTCGAGTCTTTAGCTGGTAAGGCTGGTGCATTGCATGGTATTGCACAAGATGCTACACCATGGAAGTTCAACGAGAATGACATTCCTGCGGATTTCTTTGGTGAGCAATTGAAGGCGGCTGGTTACAATTATCACGGTAACGAGCCACTTTATTCTGGTGCAACGGGTGAAGAATTGAGGGCGGACATTTATATTGGTGTTGTCTATTACCAACGTTTGAGACACATGGTCAACGATAAGTTCCAAGTGCGGTCTACTGGTCCGGTGAATAGTTTGACCATGCAACCTGTTAAGGGTAGAAAGAGGCATGGTGGTATCAGAGTAGGTGAGATGGAGAGAGACGCGTTGATTGGCCATGGTACATCATATCTTCTACTAGATCGGTTGTTGAATTGTTCGGACTACACACATTCGAGTATCTGTAGAGACTGTGGAGGGCTGTTGAGTACCCAAGTTTCTGTTCCACGTGTTGGTGGTGGCGAAAGCATGCGTTGCAGAAGGTGTGCCACTAGAATCGACGGCCGAAATGGTGGCCACCGTTCGAACCTCCTTGAGAACGGTGACGTTTGGGAAGACGGTTCTGGAAAGAGGTTCATTGGGGGAGGCAACACTGCGACTGTTGCCATTCCC